In a single window of the Streptomyces sp. NBC_00094 genome:
- a CDS encoding DUF3427 domain-containing protein produces MSELSDAGEPITGLYEQLMTLRLEEQLKTLTGRGWHAIEDAVGPESSPRVLAQHVSDTVRRILLGLPQADRVHAANHILESMNTIEGAREWVDLIAEGPRQLLAIAEKEAQGVYRIRPATPLAETALITNAPEDPSLGFELRAELATADQVDLLCAFVKWHGLRVIEQSLEAAHARGVPIRVITTTYIGATERQALDRLVQRFNAEVKVNYELRSTRLHAKAWLFRRNSGYDTAYVGSSNLSKAALLDGLEWNVRLSSVATPDVIRKFEATFDAYWSDPSFETYDPDRDAARLSEALQVAGQGKGAAADQRITLSGLEVRPYPHQRDMLERLQVEREVHDRHRNLLVAATGTGKTVMAALDYKRLRQQHGRDLRLLFVAHRQEILRQSLRTYQDVLVDANFGEELHSGIAPTEWRHVFASVQSLNPQRLEQLSPDQFDIIVIDEFHHGVSATYRKIINHFRPLEFLGLTATPERMDGRNVQDEFFDGRIAAEMRLWEALENDLLSPFHYFGITDNTDMSAVSWKRGAYDSSALSDLFTGNNARARLVVQAVQDKVANPGAMRALGFCVSVAHATFMAEFFRRAGLKAVALSGETPQDERKTALAALRAGDIQVIFSVDLFNEGLDIPDVDTLLMLRPTSSATVFLQQLGRGLRRTENKAVLTVLDFIGQHRKEFRFEEQFRALTNLTRNRLLASIENGFPQLPSGCQIILESKAKDLIIDNIRSQISVNVTQLAQEVKRYGTSQLAAYLEESGRELKEIYRGNGNSWTRLLRRSGLLPKDVPEGEEALLKRIPAFHHSDDPERIAAYSKIVEDDAPRYSELSERDQAFARMLYFSLWPLSGFASYEEGMESLRPQQDFRSELRQVLAYALDRLDHVPIRLTGPLAGLPLTVHASYSREEILPSLGQAHVNRDLPGIFREGVKWCQNITTDALFITLEKDEKDFSPQTRYHDYALNEFRFHWESQNRTSDTSATGRRYQSHKAEGSHILLFVRRYKKTDIGGPQPWMLLGPAEYVEHKGSKPMGITWQLHHEIPADVWTYSSIAAST; encoded by the coding sequence ATGAGCGAGCTGTCCGACGCCGGCGAGCCGATCACGGGTCTCTATGAGCAGTTGATGACGCTTCGACTCGAAGAACAGCTCAAGACGCTAACGGGTCGAGGTTGGCATGCGATCGAGGATGCCGTCGGCCCCGAGTCCTCCCCGCGAGTCCTGGCGCAGCACGTGTCCGACACTGTGCGTCGCATCCTCCTCGGTCTACCTCAAGCGGATCGCGTGCATGCGGCGAACCACATCCTCGAATCCATGAACACGATCGAGGGCGCCCGTGAATGGGTCGACCTCATTGCCGAGGGTCCGCGCCAGCTCCTTGCCATAGCGGAAAAGGAAGCCCAGGGCGTCTACCGCATCCGTCCTGCGACCCCCCTGGCAGAGACCGCGCTCATTACCAACGCGCCGGAAGATCCCAGCCTGGGGTTCGAACTGCGAGCGGAGCTCGCGACCGCTGACCAGGTAGACCTCCTCTGCGCCTTTGTGAAATGGCACGGCCTCCGAGTCATAGAACAGTCGTTGGAGGCAGCCCATGCGCGGGGTGTTCCCATACGCGTCATCACGACCACCTACATCGGTGCGACGGAGCGCCAGGCGCTCGACCGCCTGGTTCAGCGCTTCAACGCAGAGGTGAAGGTCAACTACGAGCTCCGCTCGACACGGTTGCATGCGAAGGCGTGGCTCTTCCGACGGAACAGCGGCTACGACACCGCGTACGTCGGTAGCTCCAACCTCTCCAAGGCAGCTCTCCTCGACGGGCTGGAGTGGAACGTTCGACTGTCGTCTGTCGCGACCCCAGACGTCATCCGTAAGTTCGAAGCGACCTTCGATGCCTACTGGAGCGACCCTTCCTTCGAGACATACGACCCCGACCGCGACGCGGCCCGCCTCAGCGAGGCGCTCCAGGTAGCGGGCCAGGGCAAGGGGGCAGCGGCAGATCAGCGGATCACGCTGTCAGGCCTTGAGGTACGGCCGTACCCGCATCAGCGGGACATGCTGGAACGGCTCCAGGTGGAGCGAGAGGTGCACGACCGTCACCGCAATCTTCTCGTGGCAGCGACCGGCACAGGCAAGACGGTCATGGCAGCGCTGGACTACAAGCGCCTTCGGCAGCAGCACGGCCGCGATCTGCGGTTGCTGTTCGTTGCCCACCGGCAGGAGATCCTGCGCCAGTCACTACGCACGTACCAGGACGTGCTCGTGGACGCGAACTTCGGGGAGGAGCTACACAGCGGGATCGCGCCTACAGAGTGGCGGCACGTCTTCGCGAGCGTGCAGTCTCTGAATCCGCAGCGGTTGGAGCAGTTGTCTCCCGACCAGTTCGACATCATCGTCATCGATGAGTTCCACCATGGCGTCTCCGCGACCTACCGGAAGATCATCAACCACTTCCGCCCGCTGGAGTTCTTGGGGCTCACGGCAACCCCAGAGCGCATGGACGGCCGCAACGTCCAGGACGAGTTCTTCGACGGCCGTATCGCAGCGGAGATGCGACTGTGGGAAGCGCTGGAGAACGACCTGCTGAGCCCCTTCCACTACTTCGGGATCACCGACAACACCGACATGAGCGCGGTGAGCTGGAAGCGCGGGGCCTACGACTCATCGGCTCTCAGCGATCTCTTCACGGGCAATAACGCCAGGGCGCGACTCGTCGTTCAGGCCGTCCAAGACAAGGTGGCAAACCCGGGAGCCATGCGCGCTCTTGGGTTCTGTGTCTCCGTAGCCCATGCCACGTTCATGGCAGAATTCTTCCGCCGCGCTGGCCTCAAGGCTGTTGCCCTCTCGGGTGAGACCCCCCAGGACGAGCGGAAGACCGCACTGGCTGCCCTTCGCGCCGGCGACATCCAAGTGATCTTCTCGGTTGACCTCTTCAACGAGGGTCTGGACATCCCGGACGTCGACACCCTCCTCATGCTGCGCCCGACCTCCAGCGCCACGGTCTTCCTCCAGCAGCTGGGCAGGGGCCTGCGCCGCACGGAGAACAAGGCGGTGCTCACCGTGCTGGACTTCATCGGGCAACACCGCAAGGAGTTCCGTTTCGAGGAGCAGTTCCGCGCACTGACGAACCTGACGAGGAACCGCCTGCTCGCGAGCATCGAGAACGGCTTCCCCCAGCTGCCGTCCGGCTGCCAAATCATCCTTGAGTCCAAGGCCAAGGACCTGATCATCGACAACATCCGCAGCCAGATCAGCGTCAACGTCACGCAGCTCGCGCAGGAGGTCAAGCGGTACGGGACGTCACAGCTCGCGGCGTACCTTGAGGAGAGCGGTCGTGAGCTGAAAGAGATCTACCGCGGCAACGGCAACTCCTGGACGCGTCTGCTCCGTCGCTCTGGGCTGCTACCGAAGGACGTACCGGAGGGCGAGGAAGCGCTCCTCAAGCGCATCCCTGCCTTCCACCACTCTGACGACCCTGAGCGAATCGCCGCCTACTCCAAGATCGTCGAGGACGACGCCCCTCGCTACAGCGAGCTGAGCGAGCGCGATCAAGCCTTCGCGCGCATGCTCTACTTCTCACTGTGGCCGCTCAGCGGATTTGCAAGCTACGAAGAGGGCATGGAATCCCTTCGCCCGCAGCAGGACTTCCGAAGCGAACTCCGTCAGGTACTGGCGTACGCCCTAGACCGGCTCGACCACGTCCCGATCCGCCTGACCGGCCCGCTCGCCGGCCTCCCCCTGACGGTCCACGCCTCCTATAGCCGCGAGGAAATCCTCCCTTCCTTGGGGCAAGCCCACGTCAACCGTGACCTCCCTGGGATCTTCCGCGAGGGCGTGAAGTGGTGCCAGAACATCACAACCGATGCTCTGTTCATCACCCTCGAAAAGGATGAGAAGGATTTCTCTCCCCAAACTCGCTATCACGACTACGCATTGAACGAGTTCCGGTTCCACTGGGAGTCCCAGAACCGAACCTCGGATACCTCAGCGACAGGCCGCCGCTACCAGAGCCACAAGGCAGAGGGGTCTCACATCCTCCTCTTCGTCCGCCGCTACAAGAAGACCGACATCGGCGGCCCCCAGCCCTGGATGCTCCTGGGCCCCGCCGAGTACGTCGAACACAAGGGCAGCAAGCCGATGGGGATCACCTGGCAGTTGCACCATGAGATCCCCGCGGACGTGTGGACCTACTCGTCGATCGCCGCCAGCACCTGA
- a CDS encoding ATP-binding protein has protein sequence MPAHRESRFAERTRNHQPATTGGQLVTFSHVGDEGGQAAVVSPFVTSTSVPPRPEQGAAERRGDKDTRGREQPAPPPIGVLADAGVTSRPTGHPAYSQTLPREARSAGVARRLVRTALTVWGLDALTEDATLVITELVSNAVDHGRLPSIRVIVSRSSARGVRVGVVDRSRTIPILRAEGLRDDQLRGRGLILIDTLAEEWGTELYRWGKQVWAELKEEEA, from the coding sequence ATGCCCGCCCACCGCGAATCACGGTTCGCTGAGAGAACACGAAACCACCAACCGGCAACGACGGGAGGGCAACTGGTGACTTTCAGCCACGTGGGTGATGAGGGGGGCCAAGCGGCCGTGGTGTCGCCATTCGTGACATCGACCTCCGTCCCTCCGCGTCCCGAACAGGGTGCAGCTGAGCGCCGTGGCGATAAAGACACGCGAGGACGCGAGCAGCCTGCACCCCCTCCCATCGGCGTCCTCGCAGATGCGGGTGTCACGTCTCGTCCTACGGGTCACCCCGCCTACTCACAGACCCTTCCGCGCGAGGCGCGGAGCGCGGGAGTCGCCCGCCGTCTGGTCCGAACGGCGCTGACTGTCTGGGGACTGGACGCGTTGACCGAGGACGCCACGCTCGTGATCACTGAGCTGGTCTCCAACGCGGTCGACCACGGCCGGCTCCCATCGATCCGGGTGATCGTCTCCCGATCCTCCGCGAGAGGGGTCCGCGTGGGCGTGGTCGACCGCTCCAGGACCATTCCGATCCTCCGAGCGGAGGGCCTCAGGGATGACCAACTCCGAGGTCGAGGCCTGATCTTGATCGACACGCTCGCGGAGGAGTGGGGCACCGAGTTGTACCGGTGGGGCAAGCAGGTCTGGGCCGAATTGAAGGAGGAGGAAGCGTGA
- a CDS encoding lipopolysaccharide assembly protein LapB — translation MARRNDELAAVIAETGWSQPVVAAAMVRVAAEAGADELLSVKRSHIAMWVAGTRPRGRAADILRETLSRRLGRPLTLTELGLAGNASDSGSGPDWDTDTLTALVDLGRKSMDRERRRLLTGTAAYSVGGLVLPRDPWWDEAPQRARSRAVGPNRRVGETEVRAVREMTEFFARRDQRHGGVDGRSALYQYIVDDVARYVSGVFSGENSRRALYSAAAEAVYVAGWMSFDASQHEPARRYFILALKLAAEADDAPLAGHILRAMAHQAIDLGHARAALDLATASIERKRYDDATPRERALIGVVRARALAVDGQKSSAISAIHQAETDLDQAAAGDDEPQRVWFFQEASLAHETARTLWALGDLDGALRHFRTSVRHRRTDSFSRTHAVTLGYMGTVQAGQGKIEAACQTWSRALDAMEGVQSGRTREAVVTMRTTLSPFRSRGIPSVSEVDERARVALRRVT, via the coding sequence ATGGCGCGCAGGAACGACGAACTGGCTGCGGTGATCGCGGAGACAGGCTGGTCGCAGCCCGTGGTGGCCGCCGCGATGGTTCGGGTCGCGGCGGAGGCCGGAGCCGACGAACTTCTCAGCGTCAAGCGCTCGCACATCGCCATGTGGGTCGCTGGCACTCGGCCCCGAGGTCGAGCAGCCGACATTCTGCGGGAAACTCTGTCTCGGCGGTTGGGACGTCCCCTCACGCTCACCGAGCTCGGCCTCGCGGGGAACGCCTCGGATTCGGGCAGCGGGCCCGACTGGGACACCGACACGCTGACCGCGCTGGTCGACCTGGGGAGAAAAAGCATGGACCGCGAACGTCGCCGACTCCTCACCGGCACCGCCGCCTACTCCGTCGGCGGATTGGTCCTGCCCAGGGATCCATGGTGGGACGAAGCCCCTCAGCGGGCGCGCTCCCGCGCGGTCGGCCCGAACCGCAGAGTCGGCGAGACCGAGGTACGGGCCGTTCGCGAGATGACCGAGTTCTTCGCCCGCCGCGATCAACGGCACGGCGGTGTCGACGGTCGGTCTGCCCTCTACCAGTACATCGTCGACGACGTCGCCCGGTACGTCAGCGGAGTATTCAGTGGCGAGAACTCCCGCCGCGCTCTGTACTCGGCGGCAGCCGAGGCCGTGTACGTGGCCGGCTGGATGAGTTTTGACGCCTCCCAACACGAGCCCGCACGACGCTACTTCATCCTCGCGCTCAAACTGGCCGCCGAAGCCGACGACGCTCCCCTTGCCGGACACATCCTGCGGGCCATGGCCCATCAGGCCATAGACCTGGGACACGCCAGGGCGGCCTTGGACCTCGCAACCGCCTCCATCGAGCGCAAGAGATACGACGACGCCACCCCGCGTGAACGAGCTCTGATCGGTGTCGTACGTGCGCGGGCGCTCGCCGTCGACGGCCAGAAAAGCAGCGCTATCTCCGCGATCCACCAGGCCGAAACCGACCTCGACCAGGCGGCAGCGGGAGACGATGAGCCCCAGCGAGTCTGGTTCTTCCAGGAAGCGTCGCTCGCACATGAAACCGCCCGCACTCTGTGGGCCCTGGGCGACCTTGACGGCGCCTTGCGCCACTTCCGTACCAGCGTTCGGCACCGTAGGACGGACTCCTTCAGCCGAACCCACGCTGTCACGCTCGGCTACATGGGCACCGTCCAGGCTGGACAGGGCAAAATCGAGGCGGCGTGCCAGACCTGGTCCAGGGCCCTGGACGCCATGGAGGGCGTTCAGTCCGGCAGGACCCGGGAAGCGGTCGTCACCATGCGGACGACCCTGTCCCCGTTCCGCAGCCGCGGAATCCCCTCTGTCTCCGAGGTGGACGAGCGAGCCCGGGTCGCACTGCGACGAGTAACCTGA
- a CDS encoding TrmO family methyltransferase, giving the protein MPAQFIEVPVIADVVGGHTGRLDDFKGGVESIIRLRPEFPMETLQGIEEFSHLQVTWFFNLGSPDDVALHARSPRDNPAWPATGTFVHHNHRRPARLATSFPRLLKVDGHDLHVADLDADDGTQVLDLVAVFQEMLPRGPVTQPTWPGEMLAHYWRDASER; this is encoded by the coding sequence GTGCCTGCCCAGTTCATTGAGGTGCCGGTCATCGCTGACGTCGTCGGAGGCCACACCGGACGGCTCGACGACTTCAAGGGCGGCGTGGAATCGATCATCCGCCTGCGGCCGGAGTTCCCCATGGAGACTCTTCAAGGCATTGAGGAATTCTCCCACCTCCAGGTCACATGGTTCTTCAACCTCGGCTCCCCGGACGATGTCGCGCTGCATGCGCGCAGCCCCCGCGACAACCCCGCCTGGCCGGCAACCGGCACCTTCGTCCACCACAACCATCGACGCCCCGCCCGGCTGGCTACTTCCTTTCCGAGACTGCTCAAGGTCGACGGGCACGACCTGCACGTCGCGGACCTCGACGCCGACGACGGCACTCAGGTCCTCGATCTCGTGGCGGTGTTCCAGGAAATGCTTCCCCGTGGTCCCGTCACTCAGCCGACGTGGCCAGGCGAGATGCTCGCGCACTACTGGAGAGACGCCTCCGAACGCTGA
- a CDS encoding transposase produces the protein MIRAYKFLMRPTVGQAIALGEMLRDHCSLYNGALQERRDAYRHASKTSIKYGTQSAQLKDIRAFDPERQGRWSFSSQQATLRRLDKAFAAFFRRIKSGDTPGYPRFRGVNWFDTVDFPKDGDGCRWDATPHDPVTRVRFQGVGHVKVNQHRPVIGKVKTVSVKREGKHWYVVLTAEQAAPEPLPATGSAVGIDLGIANFLAGSNGEFVPNPRHGRTAAAKLETAQQALSRFPRVCRDKRTGNHRRAVERVATLHRKARRQRLDHAHKTALDLVRAHDFIAHEDLKISNMSMVPKPKPDPETPGSFLPNGAAAKAGLNRSINDAGWGVFLTILYAKAESAGREVIAVNPRNTSRQCPACGHTAKENRPTQEKFHCQSCGHTAHADTVGALNVLRAGLVRRNANQA, from the coding sequence GTGATTCGTGCGTACAAGTTCCTGATGCGGCCCACCGTGGGCCAGGCGATCGCCCTCGGCGAGATGCTGCGCGACCACTGCTCCCTCTACAACGGGGCGTTGCAGGAACGCCGCGACGCCTACCGGCACGCGTCGAAGACCAGCATCAAGTACGGGACGCAGTCTGCACAACTCAAGGACATCCGGGCCTTCGACCCGGAGCGGCAGGGCCGCTGGTCGTTCTCCAGTCAGCAGGCCACCTTGCGCCGACTCGACAAGGCGTTCGCCGCGTTCTTCCGCCGGATCAAGTCCGGCGACACGCCGGGGTATCCCCGCTTTCGCGGGGTGAACTGGTTCGACACGGTGGACTTCCCCAAGGACGGCGACGGCTGCCGCTGGGATGCCACCCCGCACGACCCCGTCACCCGCGTGCGGTTCCAAGGCGTCGGGCACGTCAAGGTCAACCAGCACCGGCCGGTCATCGGCAAGGTAAAGACCGTTAGCGTCAAGCGCGAGGGAAAGCACTGGTATGTCGTCCTGACTGCCGAGCAGGCGGCCCCCGAGCCGCTGCCCGCGACCGGGTCCGCGGTCGGTATCGACCTCGGGATCGCCAACTTCCTCGCCGGCTCCAACGGCGAGTTCGTCCCCAACCCCCGCCACGGCCGCACGGCCGCCGCGAAACTGGAGACCGCACAGCAGGCCCTCAGCAGGTTCCCCCGTGTGTGCCGTGACAAGCGTACGGGCAACCACCGGCGGGCCGTCGAACGCGTCGCCACCCTGCACCGTAAGGCTCGCCGCCAGCGCCTCGACCACGCACACAAGACCGCCTTGGATCTGGTCCGCGCGCATGACTTCATCGCCCACGAGGACCTCAAGATCAGCAACATGAGTATGGTCCCCAAGCCGAAGCCCGACCCTGAGACACCAGGCAGTTTCCTGCCCAACGGGGCCGCCGCGAAGGCCGGGCTCAACCGCTCGATCAACGATGCCGGATGGGGGGTGTTCCTGACGATCTTGTACGCCAAGGCTGAAAGCGCCGGACGGGAAGTGATCGCTGTGAACCCCCGCAACACCTCCAGGCAGTGCCCCGCATGCGGGCACACCGCCAAGGAGAACCGGCCCACACAGGAGAAGTTCCACTGCCAGTCCTGCGGCCACACGGCGCACGCGGACACGGTGGGCGCCCTGAACGTCCTACGGGCCGGGCTGGTCCGTCGCAACGCCAACCAGGCATAG
- a CDS encoding phosphotransferase, protein MEERTLGEVSEECRRRLVTHYGPGISGWLDAVPTLMERAAERWKLTLGAYHDAGHASVVVTAGTFDGRPLLLKAWADPTRFRNEVTALRLWAGGPTAGVVEAADDLAVAALEMVGGRPGGGERPPRELPTVAAALQGLHTFGRRRRRLRELPSLTAYLHQEVRPRVRRRLESVDVGPWQGHVDAALPSLVALEKDSARSTVLHADLYRENVLFDWLGHPRLIDPLPMVGDAAFDWAFWTVYYDLGHGTDARLAAAARVSRIPVPVLAPWCRALALDGLLFYLDTGDPRAPRMADILAWLSAPTPRNRS, encoded by the coding sequence ATGGAGGAGCGGACGCTCGGCGAGGTCTCCGAGGAATGCCGGCGGCGCCTGGTCACGCACTATGGCCCGGGAATCTCCGGCTGGCTCGACGCCGTGCCCACGCTGATGGAGCGCGCGGCGGAGCGCTGGAAGCTCACGCTCGGGGCGTACCACGACGCCGGACACGCCTCGGTGGTCGTCACGGCCGGAACCTTCGACGGACGTCCGCTGCTCCTCAAGGCGTGGGCCGATCCCACCCGTTTCCGCAACGAGGTCACCGCCTTACGCCTGTGGGCGGGTGGGCCGACGGCGGGCGTCGTCGAGGCGGCGGACGACCTGGCCGTGGCGGCCCTGGAGATGGTCGGAGGCCGGCCCGGTGGTGGTGAGCGACCGCCTCGCGAGCTTCCTACCGTGGCCGCAGCTCTCCAGGGCCTCCACACCTTCGGCCGCCGTCGGCGCCGGCTGCGTGAGCTTCCTTCCCTGACCGCGTACCTCCACCAGGAGGTACGCCCCCGGGTGCGGCGCCGACTGGAATCGGTCGACGTCGGCCCGTGGCAGGGGCATGTGGACGCGGCCCTCCCGTCCCTCGTGGCCCTGGAGAAGGACTCCGCTCGGTCCACCGTCCTGCACGCGGATCTCTACCGCGAGAACGTGCTCTTCGACTGGCTGGGCCACCCCCGCCTGATCGATCCCCTCCCGATGGTGGGCGACGCGGCCTTCGACTGGGCCTTCTGGACCGTGTACTACGACCTCGGACACGGCACAGACGCTCGCTTGGCCGCAGCGGCCCGGGTCTCCCGTATCCCCGTGCCCGTCCTGGCGCCATGGTGCAGGGCCCTGGCCCTGGACGGCCTGCTCTTCTACCTCGACACCGGTGATCCGCGCGCGCCGAGGATGGCCGACATCCTCGCATGGCTGTCGGCGCCGACCCCAAGGAACCGATCATGA
- a CDS encoding histidine phosphatase family protein has protein sequence MTTYVLRHGQTNYSRRYLVNGDPTKPIRLSDEGRRSLNKGWSSVPLHSVKTWLASEFPRAQQTANLLMGVPGPELIIDPRLNELDYGEFEGKPFLEYAVWLDDHGTHERPPGGSESQREGIRRMLTGVLAALEHPGPRVLVAHGLLVSVLLWHRDRAPGEAMPLFFPEAPYVEPFTIPDMELPEFIATLMNDLETGVQDRTGGWGIFRNGDGSAVATVDSVSPSHSQDQKDLPHA, from the coding sequence ATGACGACGTACGTCCTCCGCCACGGACAGACGAACTACAGCCGGCGCTATCTCGTCAACGGCGATCCGACCAAGCCCATCCGCCTGAGCGATGAAGGCCGTCGGTCGCTGAACAAGGGATGGAGCAGCGTCCCCCTCCACAGCGTGAAAACGTGGCTGGCCAGCGAATTCCCCCGCGCCCAGCAGACCGCCAACCTCCTGATGGGGGTCCCCGGGCCGGAACTGATCATCGATCCTCGGCTGAACGAACTCGACTACGGGGAATTCGAGGGAAAACCGTTTCTGGAGTACGCCGTCTGGCTCGACGACCACGGCACCCACGAGCGCCCGCCCGGCGGGAGCGAGTCGCAGCGTGAGGGCATCCGCAGGATGCTCACCGGGGTGCTCGCGGCCCTGGAGCATCCCGGTCCACGCGTCCTGGTGGCCCATGGGCTGCTGGTCTCGGTGCTCCTGTGGCACCGTGACCGGGCTCCCGGCGAGGCCATGCCCCTGTTCTTTCCGGAGGCGCCGTACGTCGAGCCCTTCACGATCCCGGACATGGAGCTGCCGGAATTCATCGCAACGCTGATGAACGATCTTGAAACTGGCGTTCAGGACCGCACCGGCGGCTGGGGGATATTCCGGAACGGGGACGGCTCGGCGGTTGCTACCGTCGATTCCGTATCCCCATCCCACTCGCAGGATCAGAAGGATCTTCCTCATGCATGA
- the serS gene encoding serine--tRNA ligase, whose protein sequence is MHDARALIDMGADAVRRLARRGYSLDLSELESLQSRRNQNIRSADELRAESKRVASEVQQTAKQGGDISKLKERARELKDQIREIEAGQEGIESQLRDLLLSIPNLPDDSAPDGDSEEFAVEIRRVGTPPAFAFEPKDHVDLGEATGLLDFGRATKLSGPRFAVSRGAGAALERALATLFLDIHTRRHGYTEYAVPYLVTRKTMTGTGQLPKFEEDLFKTGVADRELFLIPTAEVPLTNLYADEIIPPAELPLAMTAHTPCFRSEAGSYGRDTRGLIRQHQFAKVEMVKIVDPETADAELETMVGHAEACLKELGLAYRVIKLPAGDTGFSAQLTYDIEVWIPSQSTYREISSVSNFGTFQARRANIRTRGEDGKPKLVATLNGSGLPVGRTLAALLEQCQQEDGSLVLPESLFPYLGFRRISADGTPEA, encoded by the coding sequence ATGCATGATGCCCGCGCCCTGATCGACATGGGTGCCGACGCGGTTCGTCGGCTCGCTCGTCGCGGTTACTCCCTGGACCTGTCCGAGCTGGAGTCCCTCCAGTCTCGTCGGAACCAGAACATCCGCTCGGCCGACGAGCTGCGGGCAGAGTCCAAGCGAGTGGCGAGCGAGGTCCAGCAGACGGCCAAGCAGGGCGGCGACATCAGCAAGCTCAAGGAGCGCGCCCGCGAGCTGAAGGACCAGATCCGCGAGATCGAGGCCGGCCAGGAAGGGATCGAGAGCCAGTTGCGCGACCTGCTCCTGAGCATCCCGAACCTGCCGGACGACTCGGCCCCCGACGGCGACTCCGAGGAGTTCGCTGTCGAGATCCGGCGCGTCGGCACTCCTCCCGCTTTCGCGTTCGAGCCGAAGGACCACGTTGATCTCGGCGAGGCCACCGGCCTCCTCGACTTCGGCAGGGCGACCAAGCTGTCCGGGCCGCGCTTCGCGGTCTCGCGCGGCGCCGGCGCCGCCCTGGAGCGGGCGCTGGCCACGCTTTTCCTCGACATCCACACCCGCCGCCACGGATACACCGAGTACGCGGTCCCCTACCTGGTCACCCGCAAGACCATGACCGGTACCGGTCAGCTGCCGAAGTTCGAGGAGGATCTGTTCAAGACCGGCGTCGCCGACCGTGAGCTCTTCCTCATCCCGACGGCCGAGGTCCCGCTGACCAACCTCTACGCCGACGAGATCATCCCGCCGGCCGAGCTGCCGCTGGCTATGACCGCCCACACCCCGTGCTTCCGCTCCGAGGCCGGCTCGTACGGCCGGGACACCCGCGGTCTGATCCGCCAGCACCAGTTCGCCAAGGTCGAGATGGTCAAGATCGTCGACCCGGAGACGGCGGACGCCGAGCTGGAGACGATGGTCGGCCACGCCGAGGCGTGCCTCAAGGAGCTCGGCCTCGCCTACCGGGTCATCAAGCTGCCCGCCGGCGACACGGGCTTCTCCGCCCAGCTCACGTACGACATCGAGGTCTGGATCCCGAGCCAGAGCACGTACCGGGAGATCTCCTCGGTCTCCAACTTCGGCACCTTCCAGGCCCGCCGGGCGAACATCCGGACTCGAGGCGAGGACGGCAAGCCCAAGCTCGTCGCCACCCTCAACGGCTCCGGCCTGCCCGTCGGCCGCACGCTGGCCGCGCTCCTCGAACAGTGCCAGCAGGAGGACGGCTCGCTCGTCCTTCCCGAATCCCTCTTCCCGTACCTCGGCTTCCGCCGTATCTCGGCGGACGGAACACCGGAGGCATAA
- a CDS encoding glycosyltransferase, whose amino-acid sequence MLVGVCDFPGSYAFPPAGYGGIERWLWAVAVGARAAGADVHLLGPGWLADLENDWVRKPVRLEDITPGSLVERAVRDTKYDLLVVGHEYPSLPAWTRTWNALDCDVATFQHSPVFQHTTTAFDGRRSRLYCYSPEMIERYADHRPIPELAVHLGLNEEEPPATAGRDLVWLGRVDAEKAPHLAVRAAQILGRRIRVVGPVFDHDYVRSHARLFDADHVEWIGELGGPAKTAAIRDGSVFVYTYARTYVEAGAAVFGESLRAGTPMAALTWRTGTCAEAALCDQTGAITVVDPDEDDETAAQRLALAIEQAGTLDHRQVQEIGQQRFDPARHFLAMASRSC is encoded by the coding sequence GTGCTCGTCGGCGTCTGCGATTTCCCTGGTAGCTACGCCTTTCCGCCCGCCGGCTACGGCGGGATCGAACGATGGCTGTGGGCGGTCGCCGTAGGCGCCCGGGCCGCAGGCGCCGACGTACACCTCCTCGGGCCGGGCTGGCTCGCGGACCTGGAGAACGACTGGGTCCGCAAGCCGGTCCGCCTGGAGGACATCACCCCCGGATCGCTCGTCGAGCGCGCCGTCCGCGACACCAAGTACGACCTCCTGGTCGTCGGACACGAGTACCCCTCGCTGCCCGCCTGGACCCGAACCTGGAACGCGCTGGACTGCGACGTCGCCACCTTCCAGCACTCCCCGGTCTTCCAGCACACCACCACCGCCTTCGACGGCAGACGCTCCCGGCTGTACTGCTACTCGCCCGAGATGATCGAGCGGTACGCGGACCACCGGCCGATCCCCGAGCTGGCCGTACACCTCGGGCTTAACGAGGAGGAACCGCCGGCGACCGCTGGACGCGACCTCGTCTGGCTCGGCCGCGTCGACGCCGAGAAGGCCCCTCACCTGGCTGTCCGCGCCGCCCAGATCCTCGGCCGCCGCATCCGTGTCGTCGGCCCGGTCTTCGACCACGACTACGTCCGGAGCCACGCCCGCCTCTTCGACGCGGACCACGTCGAGTGGATCGGCGAACTCGGAGGGCCGGCCAAGACGGCCGCCATCCGCGACGGCTCCGTTTTCGTCTACACCTACGCCCGCACGTACGTGGAAGCCGGCGCCGCCGTCTTCGGCGAGTCCCTCCGCGCCGGCACCCCCATGGCTGCCCTCACCTGGCGCACGGGCACCTGCGCCGAGGCGGCCCTCTGCGACCAGACGGGCGCCATCACCGTCGTCGACCCGGACGAGGACGACGAGACCGCGGCTCAGCGACTCGCGCTCGCCATCGAGCAGGCGGGGACCCTCGACCACCGGCAGGTTCAGGAGATCGGCCAGCAGCGTTTCGACCCCGCCCGGCACTTCCTGGCGATGGCGTCCCGGTCGTGCTGA